From one Thermoproteota archaeon genomic stretch:
- a CDS encoding DUF998 domain-containing protein gives MVLGVGAFAVPLFLVFLSIAFSPWFRWEANALSDLGHSLKSPVAPLFNVGLVTGGLLMILYSVLYMIRKYPHTSKLMAASGYFLMLVGTFDEVYGGLHFLVSLFFFLGIAIAAIIYSCEGRKNYPVISTVVIAVSWALQLSGACPCGEAVPEMISILVTLPWYLDSLRNVERSLKW, from the coding sequence TTGGTTCTAGGAGTAGGGGCATTCGCGGTTCCACTGTTCCTTGTCTTCCTCTCGATAGCCTTTTCCCCTTGGTTTCGGTGGGAGGCTAACGCCCTCAGCGATCTAGGTCACTCCCTAAAGAGCCCCGTGGCTCCTCTGTTTAACGTGGGCCTCGTCACGGGAGGACTCTTGATGATTCTCTACTCCGTCCTCTACATGATTAGGAAGTACCCCCATACTTCGAAGCTCATGGCAGCATCTGGCTACTTCCTGATGCTGGTAGGGACCTTCGACGAGGTATACGGGGGGCTCCACTTCCTAGTATCTCTGTTCTTCTTCTTGGGGATCGCCATAGCAGCTATAATTTACAGTTGCGAGGGGAGGAAGAACTACCCAGTGATCTCCACCGTAGTGATTGCGGTCTCTTGGGCGCTGCAACTGTCCGGGGCCTGCCCGTGTGGCGAAGCGGTTCCCGAGATGATCTCGATTCTAGTGACCCTTCCGTGGTACTTGGACTCGTTGAGGAATGTGGAGAGGAGTCTTAAGTGGTAG
- a CDS encoding MFS transporter, with amino-acid sequence MDTELQRREVYKAIILFGLVSLVGDVIYEGARAVAPSYLGALGATALVVGLVFGVSEFVGLSLRLVSGVLADITGAYWALYLLGYGLIVSIPLLGLTNLWPVAVALIFAERVAKGLRSPARDVLISAVSKGVGAGKAFGLHELMDQVGAIAGPALLGTILLLRPNDYSSAFLSLLIPYLVLLTSILYIYYRFRAVIPSGKRTKFSLSDLPTNFWIYTLAVFLNTAGLIHVSLIVLTSSEAFSPWMAAYLYVLMQAVDAISAPLAGLAYDRMGRKVLYLPFLLSPIPSIATLMGGSNVLLAVIFFGVIYGMQESIYRAAVSDLVSMEVRGTAYGMFNTAYGLGFLVSGSLFGYLLYTGDVLSGTVFSVAAQVAAVTALYRSLLD; translated from the coding sequence GTGGATACGGAACTGCAGCGGAGGGAGGTCTACAAAGCGATTATCCTGTTTGGACTCGTGAGCCTAGTGGGGGATGTGATCTATGAAGGGGCTAGGGCGGTAGCCCCATCCTATTTGGGAGCTTTAGGTGCTACCGCCCTAGTGGTGGGACTGGTCTTCGGCGTCTCCGAGTTCGTTGGACTGTCCCTAAGGCTTGTCAGTGGTGTGTTGGCCGACATCACGGGCGCTTACTGGGCCCTCTATCTCTTAGGCTACGGCCTAATAGTATCGATACCCCTCCTCGGCCTGACCAACCTGTGGCCTGTGGCCGTGGCCCTGATCTTCGCTGAAAGGGTCGCTAAGGGACTCAGATCTCCAGCGAGGGATGTCCTAATCTCTGCAGTGTCCAAGGGGGTTGGCGCCGGGAAGGCGTTCGGCTTGCACGAACTCATGGATCAGGTAGGTGCCATCGCTGGACCGGCGCTGCTGGGCACGATTTTACTCCTCCGACCCAACGACTACTCCTCGGCCTTCCTCTCGCTCCTGATCCCCTATCTCGTCCTGTTAACCTCGATCCTCTACATCTACTACAGGTTCAGGGCCGTGATCCCCTCGGGGAAGAGGACCAAGTTCAGCCTATCTGACCTCCCGACTAACTTCTGGATATACACGCTAGCGGTCTTCCTGAACACGGCCGGTCTGATTCATGTCTCCCTAATTGTGCTTACCTCCAGCGAGGCCTTTTCCCCTTGGATGGCCGCCTACCTCTATGTACTCATGCAGGCGGTGGATGCGATCTCCGCTCCGCTGGCGGGCCTCGCCTACGACAGGATGGGGAGGAAGGTGCTGTACCTGCCGTTCCTGCTCTCGCCAATACCATCCATAGCCACCCTGATGGGAGGAAGCAATGTGCTCTTGGCGGTGATCTTCTTCGGAGTGATATATGGGATGCAGGAGTCCATCTACAGAGCAGCAGTGTCAGATCTAGTCTCAATGGAGGTGAGAGGAACGGCTTATGGTATGTTCAACACAGCCTACGGCCTCGGTTTTCTAGTGAGCGGCTCACTCTTCGGCTACCTCCTCTACACCGGGGATGTGCTCTCGGGTACAGTGTTCTCAGTTGCCGCTCAGGTTGCAGCGGTCACCGCCCTCTACAGGTCTCTACTCGATTGA
- a CDS encoding dihydrodipicolinate synthase family protein — MKGFSGVIVPMITPFNEDLSIDEEALRWLVSFLSEKGVDGIFVNSTTGEFVHLRRDEMLDIVRISLDTVEGPKILPGISSNYTEEAISLGREMKDLGADGAVVMPPYFFKLKEDWLLHHFSRIANSLDLPLIIYNIPSLTGNDIPVSVYVRLAEEFSNVVGAKVTKDSVSYMRNLVVRVKSVRLDFSVLTGMDDHLLNTLALGGDGGIMALANVAPEIHLSIHRSWLSGDLKGAVEGFRKLASLAKIYDFASSFPTAIKTALSILGAPVKEVCRPPLMVESAEVRAKIREVLEEVGISIE; from the coding sequence ATGAAGGGATTTTCCGGAGTAATAGTTCCGATGATAACCCCCTTCAATGAGGACCTTTCCATCGATGAAGAGGCCCTGAGATGGCTCGTTTCATTTCTAAGCGAGAAAGGAGTTGACGGCATCTTCGTCAACTCGACTACAGGGGAATTCGTTCACCTGAGAAGGGACGAGATGCTCGACATAGTGAGGATAAGTCTGGATACTGTTGAGGGACCCAAGATACTTCCTGGAATAAGCTCAAATTACACGGAGGAGGCCATCTCGCTCGGCAGGGAGATGAAAGACCTAGGGGCAGACGGCGCCGTGGTTATGCCCCCTTACTTCTTCAAGCTCAAGGAGGACTGGCTTCTTCACCACTTCAGCAGGATAGCCAACTCCTTGGATTTACCGCTCATCATATACAACATACCGTCCCTCACTGGGAATGACATCCCCGTGAGCGTCTACGTCAGGCTTGCTGAGGAGTTCTCCAACGTGGTAGGCGCGAAGGTGACAAAGGACAGCGTCTCATACATGCGCAACCTCGTGGTCAGGGTGAAATCCGTCAGACTGGACTTCTCGGTGCTGACCGGGATGGATGACCACTTGCTCAACACCCTAGCCCTTGGAGGGGACGGCGGGATCATGGCCCTAGCCAATGTTGCCCCCGAGATCCACCTGTCGATACACCGGTCGTGGCTCTCCGGAGATCTCAAAGGCGCCGTGGAAGGGTTCAGAAAACTCGCGAGTCTTGCTAAGATATATGACTTCGCATCTTCGTTCCCGACCGCGATAAAGACTGCCCTGTCTATACTAGGAGCTCCGGTAAAGGAGGTGTGCAGGCCCCCTCTCATGGTAGAATCCGCCGAGGTTAGGGCGAAGATAAGGGAGGTATTAGAGGAGGTGGGAATCTCAATCGAGTAG
- a CDS encoding aminotransferase class V-fold PLP-dependent enzyme: MRVYLDNELSPRPPDEVVEFLIPFFNKKAYGSPKVPHGPGLEAYQFIQEVLEYLSSLLNSDGDFTIVGSGTEANNLALRGIIKFLGKRGNLVTSSVEHRSVLGLLEDLSQVLEVRTAPVDEDGHVRVEELERLIDRETILVSVQMVNQETGAIHDLDAISDITRDKGVLLHVDACDALGRVLIDLSKVDLLSISGSKIYGPRGVGLLYVREDLDLEPIMSGSAGIQLLTPVDVNIPALAGFHKALQLFGSPEKWEEVKRMRDRISRELEGTDVVMNSPPDSVDTINFSVREGAGALILEASSRGLYMSQGTSEPVSYVLTAMGRTKELAANSLMLKLHPYMKWREVDFTIEVLSDLLG; the protein is encoded by the coding sequence ATGAGGGTGTATTTGGACAACGAACTCTCACCCAGGCCCCCGGACGAGGTCGTAGAGTTCCTCATCCCCTTCTTCAACAAGAAGGCCTACGGATCCCCAAAGGTACCGCATGGACCTGGTCTGGAGGCTTATCAGTTCATCCAAGAGGTGCTGGAGTACCTGAGCTCCTTGCTTAACTCCGATGGCGATTTTACGATAGTGGGGAGTGGAACGGAAGCCAATAACCTAGCCTTGAGGGGCATCATCAAGTTCCTCGGTAAGAGGGGCAATCTGGTGACTAGTTCAGTTGAGCACAGGAGCGTGCTCGGTCTCCTAGAGGATCTATCCCAGGTACTTGAGGTGAGGACGGCTCCAGTCGATGAGGACGGTCACGTAAGGGTTGAGGAACTCGAGAGGCTAATTGATAGGGAGACGATTCTGGTCAGCGTCCAGATGGTGAATCAGGAGACAGGTGCGATCCACGATCTGGACGCGATCTCTGACATAACTAGGGATAAAGGAGTTCTCCTGCACGTGGATGCCTGCGATGCTTTGGGAAGAGTTCTCATAGACCTATCTAAGGTGGACCTCCTCTCCATCAGTGGAAGCAAGATCTACGGCCCGAGAGGGGTTGGCCTCCTCTACGTCAGGGAGGACTTGGATCTGGAACCCATAATGTCTGGAAGCGCTGGGATACAACTGCTAACTCCTGTCGATGTAAATATACCTGCTTTGGCAGGTTTCCACAAAGCCTTACAGCTGTTCGGATCCCCCGAAAAATGGGAGGAGGTGAAGAGGATGAGGGACAGGATATCTAGGGAGCTGGAGGGCACTGATGTAGTGATGAATAGCCCACCGGACTCGGTGGATACAATCAACTTCTCAGTGAGGGAGGGGGCCGGAGCCCTTATACTAGAGGCGAGCTCACGCGGACTCTACATGTCACAGGGCACCTCCGAGCCAGTGAGCTATGTGCTCACCGCCATGGGGAGGACCAAGGAGCTAGCCGCTAACAGCCTCATGTTAAAACTTCATCCGTATATGAAGTGGAGGGAGGTCGACTTCACGATAGAAGTACTGAGCGACTTGCTGGGTTGA
- a CDS encoding NADP-dependent malic enzyme, giving the protein MSEHKPTVEELLKKAEKPSKLALAYHPFYEGKVQVMPKCVVRDVDDFAIWYTPGVAASCKVIKEDPEQSFYHTNRWNYVAVVSDGTRVLGLGNIGPEAGLPVMEGKALLFKYLGGVDAFPLVVRAHKPDEMLKLLEWIEPNFGGINLEDIEKPKCYYVLEEARKRLEIPVWHDDQQGTATVVYAGLKNAFKLVGKDMKQAKIVFYGAGASNVRGAIVLIKAGVPPGHIVMIDSKGPLYRDRPDMDEIKEKDPWKYDLAMKTNDENVKTIEEAFKGADAVIGMSRPGPGVIKPEWIKLMNDDAIVFSCANPVPEIWPWEAKEAGARIVATGRSDFPNQVNNSLGFPAIFRGVLDVRARTITDEMCIAAGDALAKFAEEKGIHEEYILPTMDEWEVYPLEAVAAAEQSIKQGVARKILSRNELYERAVNIIKNAREATKLLMEKGLIPSPPPEEEVLESYGP; this is encoded by the coding sequence ATGTCCGAGCACAAGCCGACTGTTGAGGAGCTTCTTAAGAAGGCTGAAAAGCCTTCTAAGCTAGCCCTCGCATATCACCCATTTTACGAGGGCAAGGTTCAGGTCATGCCCAAATGCGTTGTCAGGGATGTGGACGACTTCGCCATTTGGTACACACCTGGCGTTGCAGCCTCGTGCAAGGTGATAAAGGAGGATCCTGAGCAATCCTTCTACCACACCAACAGGTGGAATTACGTTGCCGTCGTGAGCGACGGCACCAGAGTTCTGGGCCTCGGTAATATAGGTCCGGAAGCAGGTCTACCCGTGATGGAGGGTAAGGCCCTCCTGTTCAAATACCTAGGGGGGGTTGATGCCTTTCCATTGGTTGTTAGGGCTCACAAGCCGGATGAGATGCTCAAACTCTTGGAATGGATCGAACCCAACTTTGGAGGGATCAACCTAGAGGATATCGAGAAGCCGAAGTGCTATTACGTACTGGAAGAGGCGAGGAAGAGGCTTGAGATCCCCGTTTGGCATGATGATCAGCAGGGTACTGCAACTGTGGTATATGCGGGTCTCAAGAACGCCTTTAAACTAGTTGGTAAGGACATGAAGCAAGCCAAGATAGTCTTCTACGGTGCGGGCGCGTCCAACGTGAGGGGAGCGATAGTCCTGATAAAGGCGGGAGTGCCTCCAGGACATATCGTGATGATAGACAGTAAGGGGCCCCTCTATCGCGACAGACCTGATATGGACGAGATAAAGGAGAAGGACCCGTGGAAGTACGATCTGGCCATGAAGACCAATGATGAGAACGTTAAAACTATAGAGGAGGCCTTCAAGGGGGCCGATGCTGTCATAGGAATGAGCAGACCTGGACCCGGTGTTATTAAACCCGAGTGGATCAAGCTGATGAACGACGATGCCATAGTGTTCTCGTGCGCCAATCCCGTCCCTGAGATATGGCCTTGGGAGGCCAAGGAGGCTGGGGCTAGGATCGTCGCCACTGGAAGGAGCGACTTCCCCAACCAGGTGAACAACAGCCTCGGATTCCCCGCTATCTTCAGAGGTGTTCTCGATGTGAGGGCGAGGACCATAACCGACGAGATGTGTATAGCCGCTGGAGACGCCCTAGCCAAGTTCGCCGAGGAAAAGGGAATACACGAGGAGTACATACTCCCGACCATGGACGAATGGGAGGTATACCCGCTGGAGGCGGTAGCAGCGGCTGAGCAGTCCATCAAGCAGGGCGTGGCTAGGAAGATCCTCAGCAGGAACGAGCTCTACGAGAGGGCGGTGAATATAATCAAGAATGCCAGAGAAGCAACTAAGCTTCTCATGGAGAAGGGCCTGATACCCTCACCGCCTCCCGAGGAGGAGGTCTTGGAGAGCTACGGCCCGTAA